The window TGATTTCTCAACAACTTCTGTCACTTTAAGAGCTGTCTGTCCGATGTAACCTGCTACCAATCCTGAACGATCGACTTCCACTCCAAACTATCATTTGATTTTTGGCTATTAAACAAAAAAGATCTATAATTCCCTATAATAAAAGGCGAACGATAACTCAGTATCGTTCGCCTTTTTGCTATTTCTAGTGCTCTTTTTTACAGTGAGTTTAATGCATCTTTAGCCCAATTAGAGTCCTTTAAAATGGCTCGCCCGACTCCAATTAAGTCTGCTTTATTTTCTTCAATCAGCTTCTCAGCGACATGAATATCTTTAATTCCACCCGTTAAAATGACAGGAATAGAAATATTTTGCTTGATAGCCTCTGTTATCTCACTAAAATATCCTTGTTCTTCATTCGTTGGATTTCGATACCCACATAATCCACCCGATATATCTAGTAAATCGATGCCTGCTTTTTCAAACTCAATAGCGGCTAATACGCTATCTTTCACAGTTGATCCCCCTTCTGTATAATCACAAGCACCGAGTCTTAACCCTATTAAATAGTCCTCTCCAACCGCTTGACGGACTTCTTTGATGATGTCTAGATGTAATTGTATTCTTCCTAATAACGTATTTCCACTATATCAATCCGTTCTTTGATTAGTGAGTGGAGAGTAAAATTGATTTAGTAGATAGCCATGAGCCGAGTGAATTTCAACGCCATCAAATCCCGCTTCTTTCGCACGAATAGCAGCATGAGTAAAGTCATTAATTAATTTTTTAATATCCTCCTCATTCATTTCTTTAGGAAGTTCGGATTCACTCGCTAAACGGCTAGGATTTTTGACATGACTAGCACTTAGAGCTTCATGACCCGTGACGCTATATTTCGCACAACTACCAGCATGATTCAGTTGTGCCATGACTTTAGTTCCGTTTTGATGAATGGTTGAAACTAATTTTTTTAATCCTTCAATATCGCTATCTTTTGCAATAGAGACTTGCCCCATGCTAGCTTTTCCTTCAGGGCTGATGTAACTATGCTCCGTAATAATAAGACCTATATAATTTCCAGCTGATTTTTCATTGTAATAATCACAAAGTTCTTGATTGACTTCGCCATCCACTGATTTTGACGTAGCCATGGGTGGCATAACAAGTCTAGAAGACAATTCAATATTTTTTAGTTTAAACTTTTCGTTGATTAACGCCATTCTCTCATCTCCCCCTAAATGAATAAAAATTATTTATCATTAAAAATCGTATCGTTTGGTTTTCCCTATTTTCCTTTTAAATCAATCACTTTTTCTCTTCCTCCCTCTTCTTATCATAAATCATCATATTAGCAAACTCAAGACATCATACATTTTTCTCAGAATCCTATTTACTTCTTTTTCTGTTGTGAGTTATAAAGAATGATCATAAGCCAACATAGTCATAAGGTTGCCTGATTAATAAAAAGCAATCATTTTTAGTTAACTTGAATAAATTTAAATATTTATTCCCATAACATGAATGTACTACTCCCCCTAGTACTTATATAACTCTCTTTAAAAGACCTTGTCAAGTTAAGTGTGTAAACTAATTTTTTAAAATTATATAAAGGGTGTTAAACGATCGGGATATAAGATTAATAATTGATTTAATATTTGACTCCAGTTTGAAAGTTGACGTTGCCATTTCTTCGTGACTTTCATTCCCTAGCAGTGGAGGATTGTTCACTTCGTTCTCTGCCAGGGGACCCATGGTTTGAAGATAGATTAATTTCATCACAGAAATTTCATTTGGGAAAGCTCCTTTACCTTTTAGAACTTTTCTTAATTGACTATTGTAGCTTTCAATAGAGTTTGTGGTGTAGATCATTTTTCGTATTTCTTGAGGGAAATGAAACAGTTGATAAATCTCTTCGATGTTATTTTCCCACACTCTAACGGCTAAAGGCACCTTAGGATTCCATTTATCCTTAAAGGTCTCAAAGGCTTGTTCTGCAGCTTGCCGATTGATGGCTTGATAGATTTGTTTTAAATCATAACAGAATGATTTTCTATCTTGATAGGAAACGAATTGGGTTGATTGTCGGATTAAATGAACTAAGCAACGTTGAACGAGCGCATGAGGAAAAACAGCTTGAATGGCTTGTTTAAAACCACTTAAACCATCGACACAAGCGATACAAATATCTTGCACACCACGAGCCTTTAATTCATCTAATAAACTCATCCAATAAGAGGCACTTTCTGATTCTCCGATCGAGAGACTTAAAACGTCTTTACGACCATCTAAAGAGACGCCTATGATACAATAAACAGCTTTAGTTGAGGCTCCTACTCCGTCCTTTACTTTGACATGAAGAGCATCTAAATAAATGATCGGATAGACAGCTTCTAAGGGACGTTTTTGCCAATCTTGAATTAACGGAATGATTTTATCCGTAACATTGGAAATCGTTTCATGTGACGCTTCAAAGCCATAAATCTCTTCTAAAGCTTTAGAAATATCGCGTGTTGATAAGCCTTTCGCATAAAGCGCTAAAATTTTATCCTCAATTCCAATAACATTCGTTTGACGCTTAGGAATGATTTGAGGCTCAAATGAACCTTCTCGATCTCGTGGAGCTTGGATGGTTGTTTCTCCGAGTCGAGTCTGAACGGTTTTAGGTTTCCGTCCATTTCTTGTATTTGAAGTGGCTTTGTTTCGAAAATCGTAACGGCTGTATCCAAGATGTTGGTCTAATTCAGCCTCTAATGCTTTTTCGATAAAACTTCCAAACATGTCTAATAGAGCAGCTTCGATATCCCCTGCTGATTTAATTTCGTATTCATCTTGAATAAGATTAAATAATTGATTCATTGCAGCTTTTCTTGTCATAACAATAAACTCCTTCGAAAATAGTTAACTTATTATGGTAACAGTTCTAAGAGTTTACACACTTTATTTTACAACCTCCTTTAAAATCTTTTTTACTTTCTTCTCTCCTTATAATTATATAATTTTTTAAAAAAGTCCTACTGGTTGCTATCCCCCATACAATCACTAGGACTTTTTTTATTCAAATCTTGTAATTAGATAATATAAACTAACGATAGACTCAATAAAAATTTGAGTTAATTTTTAATCAGTTGAATAAAATCAGAAATTCATTCCATAACATAGATGTAATTCCCCTAGTATTTATGAAATACTCTCTCCGAAATCTTTTCTTACTTTTTCTCTCCTTATAATTATATACTTTTAATGAAGCTCTAATGGTTGTATCCCCCATACAACGCTTATGGCTTTTTTTTATTTCTAAAGAAACTCCACTAAGATAAGGATTTTTTAATCGGAAAAAGCGAATGATGTGTAAACACCATTCGCCTATCCGTTGCTGTTATTAGACAGGATGAAGTTAGATCACAACTGGTAGCGGGATGCTTTTGTTAATTCTAAATTATTTTTTAACATCTAACTTCTTGCCTAATACCTTTATTCATTTTTATCTATTTATTTTATTCACGATACTTAAAATCATGATAAAAAACGATACTGATCAGCAGTAAACCGACAAAAATTCTAAATATGTTAATGGAGTTATTCCAAGTTGTCGGTAAAACTTCTTTCAATTGAATCGTCATAGCTACAAATGAATTCAAAGCTATCAATTGATATAAATTATTTCTCTGTTTATATCCCTTAATCAAAAACATAATAAAAGCAACTAGAAAAAATAGTACCAAAAAAATATTCAAACTCATTCTCCCCCTTTTTTCAATTTCATGCGATCCACTACAAACTTAATTATATTATATGAAACATCGTTACTATCTTCCGATGTGTCTTTTAATTCTTTTTTGGTGAACATGTTTTTATTAAGACGAGTTTTATTCTTAGCCTTCACATCTCCTATTTATAACCTAAATATTTAGATAAGTGTCTAATTTTTAAATTAACTAAAAAAGAGAGCGGTAGCCTTAAAATTATAAAAGAAAAATTGTATTATCATGCCAATTAAGAATAATATTAGATCTAAATATTCAGAATAATTATAAATATAAATTTTATAAGGAGAATATATGAACATATTAGAATTAATGCAACAAAATATCAGATATAACGTAAATCATATGGATATGCCAACAGAATTACAAAATAAAGCCAAAACTCTTTGTTGGGAGTACAACCAAACGAGACCTGATGCTTCATCAGAACGTAGCATAATATTGAAAGAATTACTTGGAACTTATCATCCATTAGTATTTATTGAACCTTCGTTTAAATGTGATTATGGTTTTAACATCCATATGAAGGGCTTAACCATCATCAATTATAACTGCGTTATTTTAGATACTTCCCCCGTTCATATTGGGGAAAATGTTTTTATTGCACCAGGAGTATGTATTGCTTGTGCTGGGCATCCGATAATCTCTGAACAACGTAAAGAAGGGATATTAACTTCTAAGCCAATTACGATAGGAGATAATGTATGGATTGGGGCAAATTCCACTATTTGTGATGGGGTAACTCTAGGAGATGGATGTGTAATAGGTGCAGGTAGTGTCGTAACAAGAGATATTCCATCTAATACTATTGCAGTAGGAAATCCTTGTCGTGTGTTACGACCTATAACAGACAAGGATCAAGTGACATTAACAAAACTTGAAAAATAATAGACTTTAGAAAGTTTTAGTGAACCATTTGAATAGATTGCGAAGCAGGATACTAGAATTGGTATCCTGTTTTTATTTAGTTGCTAGTTTACCTAATGAAATATCATTATCATTCTCACGCTTAATACTTTTTTTCACGTATTTTAAATTCATACTAATAGCCTACATCTGATTTGAATTTACCAAA of the Turicibacter sp. TJ11 genome contains:
- a CDS encoding IS256 family transposase, whose amino-acid sequence is MTRKAAMNQLFNLIQDEYEIKSAGDIEAALLDMFGSFIEKALEAELDQHLGYSRYDFRNKATSNTRNGRKPKTVQTRLGETTIQAPRDREGSFEPQIIPKRQTNVIGIEDKILALYAKGLSTRDISKALEEIYGFEASHETISNVTDKIIPLIQDWQKRPLEAVYPIIYLDALHVKVKDGVGASTKAVYCIIGVSLDGRKDVLSLSIGESESASYWMSLLDELKARGVQDICIACVDGLSGFKQAIQAVFPHALVQRCLVHLIRQSTQFVSYQDRKSFCYDLKQIYQAINRQAAEQAFETFKDKWNPKVPLAVRVWENNIEEIYQLFHFPQEIRKMIYTTNSIESYNSQLRKVLKGKGAFPNEISVMKLIYLQTMGPLAENEVNNPPLLGNESHEEMATSTFKLESNIKSIINLISRSFNTLYIILKN
- a CDS encoding sugar O-acetyltransferase — encoded protein: MNILELMQQNIRYNVNHMDMPTELQNKAKTLCWEYNQTRPDASSERSIILKELLGTYHPLVFIEPSFKCDYGFNIHMKGLTIINYNCVILDTSPVHIGENVFIAPGVCIACAGHPIISEQRKEGILTSKPITIGDNVWIGANSTICDGVTLGDGCVIGAGSVVTRDIPSNTIAVGNPCRVLRPITDKDQVTLTKLEK